A single region of the Halopiger xanaduensis SH-6 genome encodes:
- a CDS encoding HIT family protein — protein MDEECPFCRLIEGEKDAHVVYEDARTIAFLDENPACVGHTLVVPTAHRPDLLVADAETNAAVFETVRTVSTAMEATLEPDGFSVFYSTGPIVGQVEHAHVHLLPRYEDDDISLSLRRTALEDETARELTDRIREEL, from the coding sequence ATGGACGAGGAGTGCCCGTTCTGTCGACTTATCGAGGGCGAGAAGGACGCTCACGTCGTCTACGAGGACGCGCGGACGATCGCGTTTCTCGACGAGAACCCGGCCTGCGTCGGCCACACGCTCGTCGTGCCGACGGCGCACCGACCGGATTTGCTCGTCGCCGACGCGGAGACCAACGCCGCCGTCTTCGAGACCGTCCGCACGGTCTCGACCGCGATGGAAGCGACGCTCGAGCCCGACGGGTTCAGCGTCTTCTACTCGACGGGGCCGATCGTCGGGCAGGTCGAACACGCGCACGTCCACCTCCTGCCGCGGTACGAGGACGACGACATCTCGCTCAGCTTGCGTCGAACCGCCCTCGAGGACGAGACGGCGCGGGAACTGACGGATCGAATCCGCGAGGAACTGTAG
- a CDS encoding alkaline phosphatase family protein, producing MLRSDLEDQLRDRSEDDGYLFPAYDSFCFANVPHTVASILGAETGRTLPDEALAGVETDVENVLVVLIDGLGLNRWKSERDDVPLLKRLTERGTVTPLTSVYPSETAAAMTTYHTGALPAEHGVIGWNVYEPTVGTSFLALPFVDKDGNPPAGLEPGDVADAEPWVVDLERDVDVHYVTGYPEHEAYATNHEYESLEDLGSTLEGALDAPASPSYTFAYVPHVDVAAHQHGTTAEQYREALAQACAQLEDALATVDRDTAEETLVLVTADHGHVDTDPDRNVDLTEFDVLEESLERGPDGDPIRYAGSPRNVHLHLREGTVERVRDALRGRLDARVVRRETVLEKRLFGDCEPSTTFGRRLGDLVVSHRELGVWYGGDYEPEELELVGMHGGLNPAEMLVPLAACRLSALQASA from the coding sequence ATGCTCCGGAGCGACCTCGAGGACCAGCTCCGCGACCGGTCCGAGGACGACGGGTACCTCTTTCCGGCGTACGACTCGTTTTGCTTCGCGAACGTGCCGCACACGGTCGCATCGATCTTGGGGGCGGAGACGGGACGGACGCTCCCCGACGAGGCGCTGGCGGGCGTCGAGACGGACGTCGAAAACGTGCTGGTCGTCCTGATCGACGGCCTCGGGCTGAACCGCTGGAAAAGTGAGCGCGACGACGTCCCGCTGCTCAAGCGCCTCACGGAGCGGGGCACCGTCACGCCGCTGACGTCCGTCTACCCCTCCGAGACCGCGGCGGCGATGACGACCTACCACACCGGCGCCCTCCCCGCCGAGCACGGGGTCATCGGCTGGAACGTCTACGAGCCGACCGTCGGCACCTCGTTTCTGGCGCTGCCGTTCGTCGACAAGGACGGAAATCCGCCCGCGGGACTCGAGCCCGGGGACGTCGCCGACGCCGAGCCGTGGGTCGTGGACCTCGAGCGCGACGTCGACGTTCACTACGTCACGGGCTACCCGGAACACGAGGCGTACGCGACGAACCACGAGTACGAGTCCCTCGAGGATCTCGGGTCGACGCTCGAGGGTGCGCTCGATGCTCCCGCGTCGCCGTCGTACACCTTCGCGTACGTCCCGCACGTGGACGTCGCGGCCCACCAGCACGGGACGACGGCCGAGCAGTATCGGGAGGCGCTCGCGCAAGCGTGCGCCCAACTCGAGGATGCGCTCGCGACCGTCGATCGGGACACCGCCGAGGAGACGCTGGTGCTCGTCACGGCCGACCACGGCCACGTCGACACCGATCCCGACCGGAACGTCGACCTGACCGAGTTCGACGTCCTCGAGGAGAGCCTCGAGCGCGGCCCGGACGGCGATCCGATCCGCTACGCGGGGAGTCCGCGCAACGTTCACCTGCATCTGCGAGAGGGAACCGTCGAGCGCGTGCGGGACGCACTCCGAGGACGGCTCGACGCCCGCGTCGTCCGCCGCGAGACCGTCCTCGAGAAGAGACTGTTCGGCGACTGCGAGCCGTCGACGACGTTCGGGCGGCGGCTGGGCGACCTCGTCGTTTCCCACCGCGAGCTGGGCGTCTGGTACGGCGGCGACTACGAACCCGAAGAACTCGAGTTAGTCGGGATGCACGGCGGCCTCAACCCCGCCGAGATGCTGGTGCCGCTGGCGGCGTGTCGGCTGTCGGCGTTGCAGGCCTCGGCGTGA
- the aroA gene encoding 3-phosphoshikimate 1-carboxyvinyltransferase, with the protein MNVTISPSSLRGTARAPPSKSYTHRAILAAGYADGATVRDALWSADTRATARAVELFGGDVDRRDDGTLAIEGFDGRPEVPADVIDCDNSGTTMRLVTAAAALADGTTVLTGDESLRSRPQGPLLEAIADLGGEAESTRGNGQAPLVVTGPISGGEVSIPGDVSSQYITALLMAGAVTEEGIEIDLETELKSAPYVDITLELLEAYGVDAEKTDRGFAVEGGQSYRPTDGEYAVPGDFSSISYPLAAGAIASEDGVRIEGANPSAQGDTAIVDIVDRMGADVEWDQDAGTIDVETGSLEGIEVSVEDTPDLLPTIATLGAVAEGDTRITNAEHVRYKETDRVSAMAEELGKLGVETTEEQDSLTVHGGESTLEGATVEGRGDHRIIMALALAGLVADGETTVRGADHVDVSFPGFFDVLAGLGADLEKNE; encoded by the coding sequence ATGAACGTCACTATTTCCCCCTCGAGCCTCCGGGGGACCGCGCGGGCACCGCCCTCGAAAAGCTACACGCACCGGGCGATTCTGGCCGCGGGCTACGCCGACGGCGCGACCGTCCGGGACGCCCTCTGGAGCGCCGACACGCGGGCGACGGCACGCGCGGTGGAACTATTCGGGGGCGACGTCGATCGGCGGGACGACGGAACCCTCGCAATCGAGGGCTTCGACGGTCGCCCTGAGGTGCCGGCGGACGTCATCGACTGCGACAACAGCGGGACGACGATGCGGCTCGTGACCGCCGCGGCCGCGCTCGCCGACGGCACGACGGTGCTGACCGGCGACGAGTCGCTGCGCTCGCGGCCCCAGGGGCCGCTGCTCGAGGCCATCGCGGACCTCGGCGGCGAGGCCGAGAGCACCCGCGGCAACGGGCAGGCGCCGCTGGTCGTCACCGGCCCGATTTCGGGCGGCGAGGTCTCCATTCCGGGCGACGTCTCCTCGCAGTACATCACGGCGCTGCTGATGGCCGGCGCGGTAACGGAGGAAGGCATCGAAATCGATCTCGAGACGGAACTCAAGTCCGCGCCGTACGTCGACATCACCCTCGAGTTGCTCGAGGCCTACGGGGTCGACGCCGAGAAGACCGACCGAGGATTCGCCGTCGAGGGCGGCCAGTCCTACCGTCCCACGGACGGCGAGTACGCCGTTCCCGGCGACTTTTCGTCGATCTCCTACCCGCTGGCCGCGGGCGCCATCGCGAGCGAGGACGGCGTCCGCATCGAGGGCGCCAACCCGAGCGCGCAGGGCGACACGGCCATCGTCGACATCGTCGACCGGATGGGCGCCGACGTCGAGTGGGATCAAGATGCGGGGACGATCGACGTCGAAACGGGCTCGCTCGAGGGGATCGAGGTCTCCGTCGAGGACACGCCGGACCTGCTGCCGACCATCGCGACGCTGGGCGCGGTCGCCGAGGGCGACACCCGGATCACGAACGCCGAACACGTCCGCTACAAGGAGACCGACCGCGTGAGCGCGATGGCCGAGGAACTCGGCAAGCTGGGCGTCGAAACGACCGAGGAGCAGGATTCGCTGACCGTCCACGGCGGCGAATCGACCCTCGAGGGCGCGACCGTCGAGGGGCGGGGCGACCACCGGATCATCATGGCGCTCGCGCTCGCCGGCCTCGTCGCCGACGGCGAGACGACGGTGCGAGGCGCCGACCACGTCGACGTCTCCTTCCCCGGCTTCTTCGACGTGCTCGCCGGACTGGGTGCGGACCTCGAGAAGAATGAGTAG
- a CDS encoding TIGR00341 family protein, which produces MRLVEILVPEEKRDVVEETLEDEGLDFTLIQEESREEPSVVITFPLPAPAVESVLDKLRETGIGEDSYTVVVEAETVVSEGYDELEKRYAQTTARISREEMQSRAKDLTPELSTYVVMMVLSMFVATAGLLLDSPAVVVGSMVIAPLIGPALGASVGTVINDRALFRRALKQQAIGLGVGVVTATAFAFVIRTAGLVSPMIDIFAVSQIESRLTPDLLSLVIAVGAGVAGAWTLTAGTSVALVGVMMAVAVVPPLGVVGIGIAWGLPAVAVAAGVLVLVNMLTINITSLAVLWYKGYRPDTWFQQDEARVTTQKRAVVFAATILVLSAFLGVVTYDTYRTGTYEEEINEDVVDVLESPEYDDLALIDVTVEYDDPVPIRQPERIVVRVSHPVGTDPPRISDDIRSRESVVAESAIRLPTGPLIDAHRAEVVVYYVGRG; this is translated from the coding sequence ATGCGGCTCGTGGAAATCCTCGTCCCCGAAGAAAAGCGGGACGTCGTCGAGGAGACGCTCGAGGACGAGGGCCTCGACTTCACCCTCATTCAGGAGGAAAGTCGCGAGGAGCCCTCGGTCGTCATCACGTTTCCGTTGCCGGCTCCCGCGGTCGAATCCGTCCTCGATAAGCTTCGGGAGACGGGGATCGGAGAGGACTCCTACACCGTGGTCGTCGAGGCGGAAACCGTCGTCTCCGAGGGGTACGACGAACTCGAGAAGCGCTACGCCCAGACCACCGCGCGGATCTCCCGCGAGGAGATGCAGTCGCGAGCGAAGGATCTCACCCCGGAGCTGAGCACGTACGTCGTCATGATGGTGTTGAGCATGTTCGTCGCGACGGCCGGCCTGCTGCTCGATTCGCCGGCGGTCGTCGTCGGGTCGATGGTCATCGCGCCGCTGATCGGGCCCGCACTTGGGGCGAGCGTCGGGACGGTCATCAACGACCGGGCGCTGTTTCGGCGCGCGCTCAAACAGCAGGCGATCGGGCTCGGCGTCGGTGTCGTCACCGCCACGGCCTTCGCGTTCGTGATACGGACGGCCGGGCTCGTCTCGCCGATGATCGATATCTTCGCGGTCTCGCAGATCGAGAGCCGATTGACCCCCGATCTGCTCTCGCTCGTCATCGCGGTCGGCGCCGGCGTGGCGGGCGCGTGGACGCTCACCGCGGGGACTTCGGTCGCCCTCGTCGGCGTCATGATGGCCGTCGCGGTCGTGCCGCCGCTGGGGGTCGTCGGCATCGGTATCGCGTGGGGGCTCCCGGCGGTCGCCGTCGCCGCCGGCGTGCTCGTCCTCGTGAACATGCTCACGATCAACATCACCAGCCTCGCCGTCCTCTGGTACAAGGGCTACCGACCGGACACCTGGTTCCAGCAGGACGAAGCCCGCGTCACCACGCAAAAGCGCGCCGTCGTCTTCGCTGCTACGATCCTCGTCCTCTCGGCGTTTCTCGGCGTCGTCACGTACGACACCTACCGAACCGGCACGTACGAGGAGGAGATCAACGAGGACGTGGTCGACGTCCTCGAGTCGCCCGAGTACGACGACCTAGCGCTCATCGACGTCACGGTCGAGTACGACGACCCGGTGCCGATCCGCCAACCGGAGCGGATCGTCGTTCGGGTCTCGCATCCGGTCGGTACCGATCCGCCGCGGATCAGCGACGACATTCGATCCCGGGAGAGCGTCGTCGCCGAGTCGGCGATCCGGTTGCCGACGGGGCCGCTCATCGACGCCCACCGCGCCGAGGTGGTCGTCTACTACGTCGGGCGAGGCTAG
- a CDS encoding LolA family protein, translating to MRRRRLLTAGVAALAGCVSVPSSDADEDADADDPSSDALLQAAIETRAGLTDLAATRRVRFETAARSAERTERVFSRPPAAKRIEVVDSTDPQEPAGAVAVTNRTVTWEYDPERNVVEKQFHPNKTDADRTRLVLENLRDSYRLEYAGTETVEGREAHAVEARPPPEETGPAIELVVGDSVYAIPLGPSTDLEELTITRTVLIDDEYRYPVGERNVVRDGDDELLHRTAVTYADLSIDEGLSAGTFTYEPPADAEVVREGTEPEGVFDSLEAAADAVPYDLPDPEVPEPFVLDRITVVERSAKFGTTATLWYTDPGVNGRELFVAVQDVQRFDPDSSALEEIEVDGVPTTAYYQDGRLETIFWTCEDGTGLSYRVASPAIDEPEPLREIASSIGCS from the coding sequence ATGCGACGTCGACGGCTCCTGACGGCGGGCGTGGCCGCGCTTGCGGGGTGCGTCAGCGTTCCCAGTAGCGACGCCGATGAAGACGCTGACGCTGACGACCCCTCGAGCGACGCGCTCCTGCAGGCGGCCATCGAAACCCGCGCCGGGCTGACCGACCTCGCGGCGACCCGCCGGGTGCGATTCGAGACGGCGGCGCGCTCCGCCGAACGGACCGAGCGCGTCTTCTCGCGCCCGCCGGCCGCGAAGCGCATCGAGGTCGTCGACTCGACCGATCCGCAGGAGCCGGCGGGCGCGGTCGCGGTCACGAACCGGACGGTCACCTGGGAGTACGACCCCGAGCGGAACGTCGTCGAAAAGCAGTTCCACCCCAACAAGACCGACGCCGACCGGACCCGGCTCGTCCTCGAGAACCTCCGCGACTCGTACCGCCTCGAGTACGCCGGCACCGAGACCGTCGAGGGCCGCGAAGCCCACGCCGTCGAGGCGCGCCCGCCGCCGGAGGAGACGGGGCCGGCGATCGAACTCGTCGTCGGCGACTCGGTGTACGCGATCCCGCTCGGTCCCTCGACCGACCTCGAGGAGTTGACGATCACTCGGACCGTCCTGATCGACGACGAGTACCGCTACCCGGTCGGCGAGCGAAACGTGGTTCGGGACGGCGACGACGAACTCCTCCACCGGACGGCCGTCACCTACGCGGACCTGTCGATCGACGAGGGGCTGTCCGCGGGAACCTTCACGTACGAGCCGCCGGCCGACGCCGAGGTCGTGCGGGAGGGGACCGAACCGGAGGGCGTCTTCGACTCGCTCGAGGCGGCCGCGGACGCCGTCCCCTACGACCTGCCCGACCCCGAGGTTCCCGAGCCCTTCGTCCTCGACCGGATCACCGTCGTCGAGCGGTCCGCGAAGTTCGGCACGACCGCGACGCTGTGGTACACCGACCCCGGCGTGAACGGCCGCGAACTGTTCGTCGCCGTCCAGGACGTCCAGCGGTTCGATCCCGACTCGAGCGCCCTCGAGGAGATCGAGGTCGACGGGGTTCCGACGACGGCCTACTACCAGGACGGCCGGCTCGAAACGATCTTCTGGACGTGCGAGGACGGAACGGGACTGAGCTACCGGGTCGCGAGTCCCGCGATCGACGAACCGGAGCCGCTGCGCGAGATCGCGTCCTCGATCGGCTGTTCGTGA
- a CDS encoding M24 family metallopeptidase, which produces MNVDPDLSPLREAVASAGADGYLIDDDATDSDQRYVSGFTAPDPYQTLVTDDGVHLLVSGLEYGRATAESGADTVTRRSAYDYRELVAEHGPHGAKIRMLEAFLADRGVETVAVPRNFPTGTADGLRDRGVAVTVESEGVVEEIRATKTDWEIDQIRRTQRANEAAMARAEELIATADIEDGTLVRDGEPLTSEFVAEEIEVTLLRHGCSLDETIVACGADAADPHDRGSGPLEADELIVIDIFPKDKETGYFGDMTRTFARGEPGEEARRRYDVTKEAFEAALEAIEPGATGADVHDAACDVIEAAGYETLRSDPSTETGFIHSTGHGVGLDIHEQPSVSPSGGKLEPGHIITIEPGIYDPDVGGVRIEDLVVVTEDGYENLTDYRVGLEPVVE; this is translated from the coding sequence ATGAACGTCGATCCCGATCTGTCCCCGCTCCGCGAGGCCGTCGCGTCGGCCGGCGCGGACGGCTACCTCATCGACGACGATGCAACGGACTCCGATCAGCGGTACGTCTCCGGCTTCACGGCGCCGGACCCCTACCAGACGCTCGTCACCGACGACGGCGTCCACCTGCTCGTCTCCGGCCTCGAGTACGGCCGCGCGACCGCCGAAAGCGGCGCCGATACCGTCACGCGTCGCTCAGCCTACGACTACCGCGAGCTCGTCGCGGAACACGGCCCGCACGGCGCGAAGATCCGCATGCTCGAGGCGTTCCTCGCGGACCGCGGCGTCGAGACGGTCGCCGTCCCCCGGAACTTCCCGACTGGAACCGCGGACGGACTGCGCGACCGCGGCGTCGCGGTGACGGTCGAATCCGAGGGCGTCGTCGAGGAGATCCGCGCGACCAAGACCGACTGGGAGATCGACCAGATCCGGCGAACCCAGCGGGCCAACGAGGCCGCGATGGCCCGCGCCGAGGAGCTGATCGCGACCGCCGACATCGAGGACGGCACGCTCGTCCGCGACGGCGAACCGCTCACCAGCGAGTTCGTCGCGGAGGAGATCGAAGTCACGCTCCTGCGCCACGGCTGCAGCCTCGACGAGACGATCGTCGCCTGCGGCGCCGACGCCGCGGACCCCCACGACCGCGGGAGCGGGCCGCTCGAGGCGGACGAACTCATCGTGATTGACATCTTCCCCAAGGACAAGGAGACGGGCTACTTCGGCGACATGACCCGCACGTTCGCCCGCGGCGAGCCCGGCGAGGAGGCCCGCCGGCGATACGACGTGACGAAGGAAGCGTTCGAGGCCGCCCTCGAGGCGATCGAACCCGGCGCGACGGGCGCGGACGTCCACGACGCGGCCTGCGACGTGATCGAGGCGGCCGGCTACGAGACGCTTCGCAGCGACCCGAGCACCGAGACGGGCTTCATCCACAGCACCGGGCACGGCGTCGGCCTGGATATCCACGAACAGCCGAGCGTCTCGCCTTCGGGTGGGAAACTCGAGCCGGGCCACATCATCACGATCGAGCCGGGAATCTACGATCCCGACGTCGGCGGCGTCCGCATCGAGGATCTAGTCGTCGTCACCGAGGACGGCTACGAGAACCTGACCGACTACCGCGTGGGCCTCGAGCCGGTCGTCGAGTAA